Part of the Cellulomonas hominis genome, CTGTGCGACGTCTTCCAGTGCGAGGTGAGCGACCTGGTCACGGTCACCGCCGCGGACGCGCGAGCTCGACGCAAGGCCGCCACCGCCGGGGAGAACGTGGTCGCGCTCGACCGCTCGGCCCGGCCACGACGCGCGCGCGTGATCGACGATGAGTGAACCGCTCGAGGGCCTCACGCCGCGGAACACCACCCGCGGCCGCCCCCGGACAGTCGGCAACGTGCCCTGCGCGCGCTGTGGGCGGATGGCAGCGCGGGTGCGAGCCACCTGGCCCGAGGGCCGCATCTGCAACAGCTGCTTCTACGAAGCGACTCGCCTTCACGGCATCTGTGCCGGCTGCGGCTCCGAACGCCTGCTCCCAGGCCTTCGCGCCGACGGGGCGCGGCTGTGCGCGCCCTGCGCCGAGATCCCCTTCGACTTCACCTGCGCCGGCTGCGGCGTCGAGGGAGAAGTGAGTCGAGCTCGGTTATGCGCACGGTGCCTGCTACGCCAGGAGCTCGACGAGCTGATCGTCCGCGACGCGGCGGACCCAGCGGCCATGAGCCGGATCGCCGAGGCGCTCTGCGCCGCACGACGGCCCGAGAGCATCCGCACCTGGAAACGGTCGGCGAAGGTGCAGGCACTGCTCACAGGCTTGGCCTCGGGAGCTGTGCCCCTTAGCCACGAGGGGCTGGACGCCCACGAGCCCGGACTGCACGTCGAGCACCTTCGCGCGCTGCTTCAGAACCGAGGGATCCTCCCGGACCGTGAGCAGTACCTCGCTCGGTTCGAGTCCTGGATCGCGCGCAAGCTCGCCCCGTTGCCGACGCCGATCGCCCAGCCCGTCGAGCAGTTCGCGACGTGGCACCACCTGCGACGCATCCGCGCAATGCCCGCCGACGACCGCACGCTCCGCGGCCCGGTGCATCACTCCAAGCAAGAGATCACCGAAACCATCAAGTTCCTCACCTGGCTCGATGCCACCCACGGCCGGACCCTGTCCACCTGCCGACAAGGTGATGTCGACGCTTACCTGCAGGCTGGCCCGAGCACCCGATACTTCATTCGCACCTTCATGGTGTTCGCCCGACGCCACCGACTGAGCCCGCCTGGAAGTCCCGTTCCGGACGCCGCGCTCACGGCCCGCCATCACCCAGGAGCAGCGCACCGCCTGGATCGGCGAGCTGCTCGTCGGCACCAGCGAGTCGCTGCCCTACCGCACCGCGGGCATGTTGCTGCTTCTGCTCGCACAACCCCTCGTCAAGGTCGTCGCGCTGCGCGTGGACGCGGTGCACGACTCCCCCGCCGGCATGACCATCGAACTCGGCACGCCGCCCACTCCCCTGCCCGAACCGTTCGCCGGGCTGGTCCGCGCGCACCTCAGCAACCGACCCAACCTCGCCACCGGCAACACCGAGAGCCCGTGGATGTTCCCTAGCACTCGCGCCGGCCGCCACCTGCTCCCCCAGACAGTGATGACGCGCCTACGAGAACTCGGCATCAACCTGCAGGGGGCTCGCAACAGAGCCCTGGACGAGCTCGTCACGGAGCTTCCGCCGTCCGTCGTCGCCGACGCCCTCGGGTACAGCCACGCCATCGCATTCGCCCATCAGGAAGCCGCCGGCGGCACATGGGCTCGCTATGCCGGCCGACAAGCAGTCGCACCGCGTGCGGCACCGCCGTACACGATCTGAGTCACTCAACGCGCGGCTCTTGCAGCCGCCGGTAGAGCGGCTCATCGATCAGCTCGTCGACCAACAGCAGCCCCACTTCCTGGCGGAGTTCTCGTGCGTCGACACCGTGCCGGGCACGCCAATGAGTGAGCTGCGAGCACAACTGGTCCTCAGATAGCTCGCCCACCGCGTAACGCTCGCCGAGCTCGCGCACCGACGCCCCGTCGAACCCCGCCGGGACCGCGATGTTGACCGCGCCGTCAGCCACCCAAGGGAGTTCCGCATCCGGCTGAACCTCGGCGTCCGGGACCAGTTCAGCGAGATCGGCTCCTGCTTCGAGCGCCGCGACTACCGCACGCGCGTGGTCGAGCGCGGCCAAGCGCCAGCGCAGGTGCGCCACCCGAACACGATGCAGCACGACCTCGGTCGGATCCATGGGCACCGAGCGTCGCAGTACAGTCGGAGCTAAGCAACGCTGCCCCCTCCCCCGGTCAACGGGCGACAGGGTGGCGGGTCCCAGGCCAGGGCGCGCTGCGCCCGCTGCTGCGGCAGCCTGGGGCTGCTTCATGAAACGCCGGGTGCGCTTACCCGGCGGTTATCTCCGTCGACTCGATAGCGATCTCGGTGTCGTCGAACTGGCAGTCGATGATGTCGTCGATGTGAAACGGGACCCGTTCGCCAGGGTGCAAGTAGACGTAGATCGGCCAGTTCTCGAGTGTGCCGACCAACAGATCGCCCCGGCGCTCCGTGACCTTGACCCACATCCTCTCGCCAGGGAACTTGTCGACCGACCACATCAGCTTGACGAGATCACCCGGACGGACGTCAGACTTTGCCTCGCCGTCTGGCACCTCGAACGACTCGGGATACTGCAGATGGCGCTCAAGACCTGACTCCAGCTTGGCGCGGTGCCAGACGTGGCGCCCCCAGTACCACTCCAATCGCGGAGTCAGCCCGATCCGAACCGCGACTTCGAGCTGCTCAGCGACCCAGAACGGCCGCTCCCACCGGGGTACCTCATAGAGTTCAGATTGCAGTTCCCGCCGGCGATCGATATCCGGGATCAGGCGCACAATCGCTGCAAGCGCGATCCCTGGCGCGAACCCAAAGATCAACACGGCGAGAGCGAGTGCGGTGAGCGCGCCTGTAGCTCCGATGATCTCCCCGATCACGCGATCGCCACCTTCATCGACCGGAACCGCGGCTGGTTTGCTGCTCGGGCGACGACCGCGCCGAGCTCTCTACGTCCATCATCAGTAAGGGTGTAGTAGCGGCGCGACGGTCGCTTCTGCCCTTCGACCCTCTCTTCCCAGTGGTCGTCCAGCCAGCCCTCGCCCATCATCCGATCCAGCTGCGGATACAGGACTCCCGATCGCACGCCCGAGCGCTTGGAGAGTGCGTACCCCCACACGCGTCCTTCGTCCTCGCGGTCCATCTCTAGGAGCGCGAGCGCCACGAGCACGAGCGAGTGCGTCACCTTCATAGGTCTAACTCTACATAGGTCGGACCGCACGCTCAAGGCATCTGCATCCCCCTCGAGACGGCGGCTGGTTCCACGTCTCGGCATAGGTGTCCGCCCGGACATGGTGCGGGTCAGGCCCCCGGCACGTGCGTGCAGTACTCACCGGTGCGCGCGGGTCGGCGTCACCCAGTACTTGCCGTGCTTCCGCACGGTGCTGCTCCGGTCGGCGGGCGGCACCAGTGTGCGGCTGCGACTGTGCTCGCACCGCGGCTGACGCGCACTCTGGGCTGATCGGGGTTGTAAGCGGCCTCATGCCAGACCTCAGCGAGGTAGTGGTCGCCTTGAACTCGGCTGCACCTCCAGCAGGAGAAGGCGACGTATGTCCTCCCTGCTTCCTTCGACACACGCGATGACAGGTGCGCCATTGCGGGCCACCGCAGCGCATTGATGCGATGCGCGACCGCCGCGCGGATGTCGCGCGCCTGTTCCGGCTTGGCCTGTGCATTATCCACTGGGCGCTCAGCGGCGGCGTCGACCCAGCGACCACATACGCCGACCGTCTGCTCGCCTACTGCGCGCCACAGCGTCATCCGAACGCCGCAGCTCCAGCATGATCGCCGTGCCAAGACGACCGTCGAGGTCCGCTCTCCGACGATGCGCGGCCGCAGCGCGACCCTTCCCGAGAGAAGATCGGCCACTGCTTCGCCGAGAGTGCAAGTCCGGTCGAGCTGCACGGTGAACTGCTGCTGATCCGTTTGGGTGAGTCGGGCTTGCGGCGCGCGCGGGTCGGGGACTGCGAGGGGATCGAGGTCCCATTCGTTTCGCGGCGCAAGGGGGTAGCGGGTCAACCACAGTACGCGGCAGCCGTCCGCTGTCCGCCGCGTGCTTCGGGTTCGGTAGTCGGTGTCCTCTTCGCGGGAGAGCTGGACCTCGAAGTTCAGTCGCATGCCGGCGGGGGACGTGGCCAGGACGTCGGCTTGGTAGCCGGGACCGGGCACCTCAGGCTGCGCTTGCCAGCCAGCAGCGCGCGCGGCGACGATGATGAGTGCCTTGACCTGCATGTGCGCCACGGACTCGTTGGCGTGCGCGTCGCAGCCGCCCGCGCCAGGCGCGTGAGCGAAGTGCCGCAGTCCTCGGTGAGAGGTACGCAAGTACGCGGCGGAGGAGCAGTCGCGGAATCGCAGAGCGCCCCCGCGGGACTTCATCCGCAGCGCATCCCACTCGTCGTCGTCAAGGTCGATCGACACGACGCGAATGAACCGCCCCGGGTTCAGTGGAGGCTCGGTTCTTTGGTTTCCAGCGTCGTGGACGCCGTGATCTGACGGTAGTGGGCGGCCTCGTGCTCGCTCGGTGGGATGTCGCCGAGCTCGGTGTGCAGGCGCCGGTTGTTGAACCAGTCGACCCACTCCAGGGTCGCGATCTCGACGTCATCCAGCGTCCGCCAGGGCCCCCGGCGACGGATGAGCTCGGTCTTGAACAGGCCGATGGTGGACTCGGCCAGGGCGTTGTCGTAGGCGTCGCCGACGGTCCCGATCGAGGCCCGCATGCCGAGCGCGGCGAGCCGCTCGGTCAGCGCCAGGCTGACGTATTGCGACCCTGCATCGGTGTGATGGATGAGCCCGGTCAGGTCGGTAACGCCGGCGCGGCCGCGAGACCACACGGCCATCTCCAGGGTGTCGGTGACCAGGTCGGCGCGCATCGTGGTGTCGGCCTTCCAGCCGACGATCATGCGTGAGTAGACGTCGATGATGAACGCGACGTAGCTGAAGCCGGCCCACGTCCGGACGTAGGTGAAGTCCGCGACCCACAGCTGGTTCGGGGCGGTCGCGGTGAACGCGCGGTTGACCAGGTCCCCGGCGCGGCAACCGTCCTTGCCCGGGATCGTGGTGCGCCTGGCCCGGCCGCGGACGGCTCCGTGCAGGTCAGCGGCGCGCATCAAGCGTTCGACCCGGCAGCGCCCGATCGGGTGGCCCAGGCGGTGCAGGTGCTTCCACATCTTGCGCGCCCCGTAGACCCCGTAGTTCCCCGCGTGCTCAGCGGTGATCACCTCGGTCAGCTCGGCGTCGCCGACAGACCGCGCCGAGGCTGGACGTGTCTTGGCCGCGTAGTAGGTGCTCGGGGCGACCTGCAGCTCCCTGCAGATCGGCTCGACCCCGAACTGGCCCTTGTGGCCGTCGATGTACTCCACGATCACCGTTGTGGGCGGTCGAGCTCCGCCGCGAAGAAAGCCGACGCCGACCTCAAGATCGCGTTGGATCGGCGCAGCTCACGGTTCTCCCGCTCGAGCTCGGCCAGCCGCTGCGCGTCCGACGTGCTCGTCCCGGGTCGATCGCCGGCGTCGACCTCGGCCTGGGTGACCCAGTTCCGCAACGTCTCGGGATTGATCCCGAGCTGGTCACCGATCCGGCGCAGCGCCCCGACCCGCGTCGCGGGGTCACGCCGCGCATCGACGGCCATCCTGATCGCTCGCTCCCGAAGCTCCTCCGGGTACTTCCTCGGTGCTGCCATGACTCTCATCCTCCGTGGATTGAGAGCCTCTACGGAAGCCGGGGCGGTTCACGAACGCCGTCGAGTTCGGCCACCAGAGGCACGGGACATCCCCCTCTCGAGGCGAGGGTAGGTACCTGGAGAGGGCACGCGCAGGCAGGTATCCCTCAGATGGCCTATCCCCAAGTGGCAGCCACCCTGTAGCGCAGTGGTGTTGGGCCGCGTGTCTTCACCTCGCGCGACGCCGGCATCGGTGGCGTTGCGATCAGCATCATCTAGTCGCTGACTCCACTCTGGCCATGGCAACCGCTGTCGGGCTCTACGCTGCTGGGGGCCGGAGCGGAGGAGCGGGTGTGAAGTACGAGCTGTTCGATTATCAGGAGACTGCCGTCGCGGCGGTCTCCAAGCACCTCACCCGCGCAACCCGCGATCACGACGAGGATCCCGACGAGCGGGCCGCCGTCGTGCTCGCCGCACCGACCGGCGCGGGCAAGACCGTCATCGCGACCGGGGTCATCGAGGCGTCTCTGGACGGGGACGAGGCGACCCCGGGAGTCGAGGATGCGACGTTCCTGTGGGTCACCGACGACCCGTCGCTGAACCGGCAGACGCTGCAGAAGATGCTCGACTCCTCCTCGGACATCAAGCTCAACCGGTTAACGATCATCGAGAGCGACTTCGATGAGGAGGTCTTCGCCCCCGGGCGCGTCTACTTCCTCAACATCCAGAAACTGGGCGCCAACGCGACGCTGTCGAGGTCGCGCGTCGACGGGCGCAACTACTCGCTGTGGGAGACGATCGCGAACACGATCGTCCAGCGCCCGCACGGCTTCGTCGTCGTGGTCGACGAGGCCCACCGGGGCACCACGACAGCCGCTGCGTCCGGCCGCAACCGCGAGACGATCGTCAGCCAGATCATCGGCGGCGGCGCGACCGCTCGCCCCGCGGCACCCGTAGTGTGGGGCATCTCCGCGACACCGCGGCGGTTTCTCGGCGCGATGGCCGAGGCCGGCCGGACTACGAAGCAGCACACCGTGCAGATCGAGGACGTGCGCGCCTCGGGACTCCTCAAGGAGCAGATCGTCCTGGGCCACACCCAGGGCATCGACGCCGCCGAGCCGGCCCTCGTCCGGTTCGCCGTCCAGCGCGTGCGGCTGTACGACCAGAAGTGGGCCGCGTACACCGCGGCGACCGGTGAGCCGACCGTCCATCCCGCGCTGGTCATCCAGGTGGCCGACAAGCCGACGCCGGCCGAGCTCGGCACGCTGATCAGCACGGTGCTCGAGGAGTGGCCCGGCATCGGCCCCGAGGCCGTCGTGCACACCTTCGCCGACCACACCGCGGTGAGCGCAGGCAGCTACGAGATCCCCTGGTGCCCGCCCGAGGACATCCAGGACCGCACCGAGATCCGCGTCGTGCTGTGCAAGACGGCGATCACGACCGGGTGGGACTGCCCGCGCGCCGAGGTCCTGCTCTCGTTCCGCGTGGCCCGCGACCTCGACCTCATCACGCAGGTGATGGGGCGCATGGTGCGCACCCCCCTCGCGCGGCGCATCGACACCGACCAGGACCTCAACGCCGTCCACTGCATCCTGCCGAAGTTCGACAAGGCCGCCGTCGAGGCGATCGCCGAACGGTTCCGCGTCGGCGACGACGAGACCCTCGCGAGCGGCACCGCCGTCATCGTCGACGCTGTCGAGCTCGGGCGGAACCCCAACCTCGCCCCGGCACCCGCTTCAGCCCACGACGCCGCGCCTCGAACCACCTCGGCCGTGGCTCCGGCGTCAGACGACTTCGACCTGGCGTCGATCGACGAGACGAGCGCGCCCCCCACCTCACCGACCGAGGTCGCACAGCCGGCAGTGTCGAGCTCGACGAGCTCGGGCAGCGACGAGCCGATCGAGGCCGGAGGGCTGTTCGCGGCCGACGCGACCCCGGTGCACGATCTCAGCGCCGCGGCGTCGACGTCGGTGTTCGACGTGATCGCCGCGCTTCCGTCCTACACGATTCCGCGGCGCACGCTGCGCTCGCCCATCGACCGGCTCACCCAGATGGCGATCCTGCTCGCCGGCGAGCATGACGGCGTGACGATCGACTCGAAGGCGCCGATCAAGGCCCGGGCGGCGCTGCTCTCAGTGGTCGACGAGCGCCGGACGGTGCTCGAGGACTCCGGCGAACTCGACGAGCTCGTGCGCGGCGCCGGCGTCACCCGGCTCTTCGAGCGCACCGTCGGCTTCGCCAACCCAACCTCCGTCAGTACCGACACCAGCTCCGAGCTCGTGCTCGACGCCCGCGGCGTGCAGATCCTGATGAAGCGCGCTGAGGCGCTACTCCCGCAAGGTCTAGCGAACGCGTACGTCAAGCGTCTGGCCGACCGCGACGACCAGATCCGCCAGGCGCAGCTGACCACCATCGCTCTGGCCGGCGATCCCAGCCTGCCGACCGCATTGAAGAACCGCGCCTCGCACATCGTCGAGCAGTGGTTCAAGGACTACGGCGGCGCGATCACCCGGCTCCCCGCGCCCGAGCAGGAGCGGTTCGACCGCATCAAGCGCGAGTCGGACCGGCCCCTGCTGACCACGATCACCCTGCCCAGCAGCAAGACCGAGAGCTCCGCCGGCACTGCGTGGGAGCGGCACATCCTGTCCGACGCCGCCGGGCTGTACCGCACCGAGTTGCAGGGCTGGGAGGAGCACGTGCTGCGCACCGAGCTCGCCGCCGGTGCCGTGGCCTGGTACCGCAACCCGTCGACCGGCCGGCACTCGCTGCAGATCCCGTACACGACCACCGGTGGCATCAACGGGCTGGCTCCGGACTTCGTCTTCGTCGACCATGTCGCCGGCCAGCTGGTCGCCTCGCTCGTCGACCCGCACGGCACGCACCTTGCCGACGCCGTCGACAAGCTCAAGGGGCTCGCCGCCTACGCCACCACCCACGCCGACGCGTACCACCGGATCCAGTCCGTCGCGCTCGTCGACGAGCACTACCTCCTGCTCAACCATAAGGACCCGCTGATCCGCGACGCCATCGCGGCCTTCGACGGCACCGACTCGCGTGACCTCTTCCGCGCGTACGGGACGAGGTACTGACCATGGCGCACATCGACAACCTCATCGACTCCATCAAGGACCCGCAGCTGCGCACGGCGCTGCGCGCCGAGTACGACAAGGTCACCAAGAGCCGGCGCCTGGGCCTGGTGTTCGACCGCCACCTGCCTGAGTCGGTCGTCCTTCCCGGGTTCGGGATTCGGGAGGGGGAGAAGGTCCAGGTCATCGCGGAAGGCTCCGACGACCTTGCTGACATCGACGGCTCCGGCGTCTGGACGGTGACCGACGTCGCAGCGACGCACGCCCAGCTGCGCGATGGTAACGGGGAGACCCGGCGGGTCACCAGCGGACGTCTGGTGGCCACGCGCGAGTTCGGGGACCCCATCTACCCGGGCCTGGTGTCCACCGGCAGCGTCCTGCGTGGGGGTGGCGCGGACGGCGACGATGGCGGTAGGCCGTTCCACACGGTCATCAACGCGGAGAACTACCACGCGCTCGAGGCGCTGCTGTTCGCACACGAGGGCCAGGTCGACGCGATCTACATCGATCCGCCGTACAACACCGGCGCCCGCGACTGGAAGTACAACAACGACTACGTCGACGACATCGATCCGTACCGCCACTCAATGTGGCTCAGCTTCATGGAACGACGCCTGCTGCTGGCCAAGCGCCTGCTGAAGCCCGCGGACTCGGTCCTGATCGTGACCATCGACGAGAAGGAGTACCTGCGTCTCGGCCTTCTGCTCGAGCAGATTTTTCCGGACCGGAAGATGCAAATGGTCTCTTCAGTGATCAATCCTCGGGGAATCGTTCGCGGTAACGAGTTCGCCCGTAGTAATGAGTTTATCTTCTTCTTGTGGACGCCCGGTACCCGAATCGCACCTGCTGGCGTCGAGAACTCCGAAGGACAGCCCGTCGCCTGGGAGACCATGCGTCGACGGTCTATCGAAGGGGCGCGTGGCCGTCGAGGCAAGGGTGCATGCGGACCCAACCAGTTCTTCGCTATCCACGTACATGAGGCGACCGGACACATCGTTGGTCGCGGCGCTCCGCTTCCGCTGAGTGCGCGGGTCGAGGACTACAAGCCACCGGCGGGGTGCATCGCCGTGTTCCCGATGCGCGATGACGGAACCGAGATGAACTGGAGTCTTACGGACTCAGCCTTCGACGAGCGGTGGGCCAAGGGGTACGTCCGCGCTGGCAAGGCCACCCCAAGCAAGCCCCAGGCCTACATCATCCAGTACCTCCTGGGTGGCGTGGTCAAGGACATCGAGGACGGGCGCGTGACCGTCACCGGCAAAGAGCCGAGCGGTGCGGTGGTCGCCCAGTACGTGACGAGGAAGTCCGTGATGCCGCACACCCAGTGGGACCGTGCCTCGCATAACGCGCAGCAACACGGGACGGGCTTGCTGGACACCTTCCTCCCCGACCGAAGGTTCCCGTACGCCAAGTCGCTCTACGCCGTCGAGGACGCACTTCGTCACTTCCTCGCCGACAAGGAAGAGGCGCTCGTTGTCGACTTCTTCGCGGGCTCTGGTACCACGGCTCACGCCGTGATGCGGCTCAATCATCAGGATGGCGGTCGCCGTCGCAGTATCTGCGTCACCAATAACGAGGTCAGCGCTGGCGAACAGGAGAAGTTGCGCGCGCGGGGGCTCAAGCCTGGGGACGACGAGTGGGAGGCACTTGGCATCTGCGACTACATCACGAAACCGCGCATCCGCGCCGCCATCACCGGCACCACGACGACTGGATCGGCGGTGGCAGGGGACTACCGCTTCGTCGACGAGTTCCCCATGGCCGACGGGTTCCGCGAAAACGCCGAGTTCTTCACCCTCACCTACGAGGACCCAACCCTGATCTCGCTCGGGCGCCGGTTCGAGGCGATCGCCCCCCTGCTCTGGCTGCGCGCCGGCGCCCAAGGCGAGCGCATCAATGAGGTGGCCACGGAAGGCTGGTCGATCCCAGCAGGCGCCTGCTATGGCGTCCTGTTCGACACGAGCACGTGGGGCGCGTTCGTCGCTGCGGCCGCTCTGCGCGACAACCTGACGCACGCGTTCATCGTCACCGACTCCCTCGTCGAGTACCAGCAGATTGTCGCGCGGCTCGACCCGTCCCTCCAGACGACCCGGCTCTACGCTGACTACCTGCGCAGCTTCGAGATCAACACACGGACGCTGTAGCTCGTCGGACTGACCGGGCCTGGGAGATCGGGCCCTTGCCCGGGCGCGCGAGCGGGCTGCTGCTGCTACCGGGCGAGCGTCGGTTTTGGCGGCGTCGAGGGTGGCTTAGGCACGTGCTGGGGGCGCGCGCTCCAGCGCATCGAGGATTGAGTCCATCTTTTCATCGTCCTCGGCGCCGTAGACGATGAGGTCGCTCTGGTCGTATCTCCCGGTGATCCCGTCGACGGCAGACCCGCCCTCGCGGTCGGCGACGCTTGCGAAGGCGTCCGACTGCAGCGGCGTGCACCCGGGCGCCGATGACCGTCGCTGTCCCTGCACCGCACGGTCGGATCTCCGGATCTGGGCACAGGCGCTCATGACGCGAAATCGCGGCGCGACGTGCGGCGGCTGCTCCAGCTGAGCCCTGGTCACGCCTACGGATGCCGGCTCGGCCCTTCTAGTACGACTGACCCTGATATGCAGAGGTGCCAGTAGCAGTCTGCGTATCGCTCTGACGTGCAGCTTTACTGATCCGGCGCGCTGGACTCAAGACGGAAGCGACGCATCGCCGGCGACCGTGCCAGCGCCGACGTTGGGCCTCGGGTCCAGATCGAACAGGTGCTCGGCCTCCCGCCGCGAGATGCGCCAGCCGACGTCAGTGCGAACGTAAGAGTCGCGATAGACCCCGCCTCCGCGCGCCCAAGTCCCGTCGAGGAACTGGGTCGTCACGCTGACGTCGACCTCACCGCGCGCCTGATCGCCGTCCAGGTCGATCACGAGGTTGGAGGTCCAGTGGTGCATCTGCAGGAACGCACCCCACTGCCACTCGACGGCGGCGCAGATCGCCTCCACACCGCGGAACTCCTGCGTCGGGGCCACCTGCCAGACGGCGTCAGGGGTCCACACCGCCGCGAACCGGGCGCGGTCACGCTTGTCGGCTCCATGACAGTACTCGTGCACGAGCGTGCGGATGGCGGACTCGGACTCGAGGCGCTCCAGGCGCTCCTGCAGCTCGATCTCGCTCGTCATGACCGAAACGCTAGTCATCGCGCTACGAGTGCGGGTCGAGTACGACCGATCGTGATACGCAGAGGTGCCAGTAGCAGTCTGCGTATTGCATTCGATGTAACACGCCGACGGCACTACCGCTCCCCGACGCGCGGGCAAAGTCGGCCTCTGACCAGGTCAAACGCCGCGAGTCGGCCATGCATCCTGCGATGCGCGGCCGCGGGAGGCCGCGAGCAGTGCGATGGCGCCGGTGGCGTGACCTGCGGATCTTCGTCCGGTGTTACCTCCGATGCAACGATGATTCATCTGATGCGACCGTCGTCGTCCGGGCAGCGTGTCGTAGGGGTACGCCCACTCGACCGCGCGATCATCGCTGGATGACGAGCAGCGACGCCCCTCTGACTGGCTGGAGAAGAGGAAGCAGGACGCGCCCCGTCGATGAGGTCGTGGAGCACCTGTTGGATGCTGCGTCACACCATGGGCGGGCAGCGATCCGGGCCGTGACGAGCAAGGACGAGTTCGTTCTGCTCGACGGGGCGTTCCATGTCGGAGCCGCAGTGGAGCTAGCGGCGAAGGCCGCCGTAGCCGAGACAGAGCCCATGCTCCTGAGCAGCGCTGGGAACACCAAGGGCGAGATGGTGGACACGCTGGCTCGGTTCCGTCCGGGCGTCAACGTGGCACCCGTCCCCGGAGGGCAGCGCCGGCGTCTGAGGACGATCGACGCCTCTGTCGCGGTGGCCGTCGTCGCGCGCCTTTACCCGAAGTGCAACGTGTCGGTCGAGCTGCCCTTGGACGTACGCAACGACGCCGTTCACCTGGCCGTGGTCGACCCCGATCGGCTCACCGAGGCGGTCCGTGCGATGGTCGTGTACGTCACCCTCGTCGTCGAGGCGATCGAGCTCCCTCCTGCTCTGTTCTGGCGGGATGAGGCCAACGAGGCTCTATCGCTCCAGACACAGCGGGTGCGACGGCTGCTCAAGCTCGCGAAACGCCGCGTCGTCCTGGCGAAGCAGGCCTTCGAGCTTCGCCTCGACGCCATCGAGCAACCCGAGGGTCGCGATGCGCTCGTCCGCCAGCTGGAGCGACTGCGCCCGGCCTTCGACGAGACGGTCGAGCACCCGTGTCCAGCGTGCGGCTACAGTGCGGCGCTCGGATGGACCAGCGACGTTGACGTCGAAAGGGACCCCGATGGCGGCTACTACGTCGCGTTCGCGGGACTCAGCTTTGAGGGGCTCGAGTGCCCCGTCTGTGACCTCAAGCTGAACGCGGAGGAGACCGAGGCGCTGGGCATCGACGGCACCTGGGAACCGCCTGAGCCCGAGGTCGATTTCGCCGACGTGCTTGAAGCGTCCGACTACGACGAGTACGACCCATCCTGATACGCAGGGGTGCCAGTAGTAGCCTGCGTACCGCTCTGACCTGCGGATATATCGCTCTGCGAACGCGCCCTGGAGCTCGGAGCGGCCCGGCTGAGACAGTGACCGTCGATGCAGACGTCCTCGATTGCTCCCCCGATGCCCAGGCGCGGGGGGCTGGTGCAGGCCCGGGATCATCGGTGTCGGCCTTGCGCCGAAGAACACCCGTAGCGGCGGCTGCTAGGCGTCGACGGTCTTGGGCGCGCGGGGTCGGGCGCTGTGGGGTCGCCCGGGGCGCTGGACCGACGCCCGACGCCACAGCTTCGCGCAATCCGTCGTAGGCGGGCAACGGCGTTGCATGTGCGGCCCTGCTACCGGCGCCGCGTCGGGCCGGAGCTGGTCGACGGTCAGCGGTCGCCGGGCTCGAGCGCGGTGCCGTCGCCGAGCTGGGACGTGGTGACCACACTCAGGGTGCCATCGGTCTCCAGCACGACGCGCGCGACCTGGTCGAACCCGCCGGCCCCGCTGCTACGGACCGCCTGGCGCACCTCCGCCGGCGTCAGCCGCTGCGCCGCGAGGGCGGACTCGTCGAGCATGCCGTCGCGCAGCACCGTCGTGGGTCGCGCGGTGACGACCGACCGGCCGGGACCAAGGTGCGAGGTCGTCCAGGACACGAGCAGCTGCAGCAGGACGAGCACGACGAGGGCGGTGACGCCCTCGGTCCATGCGACGTCCGCGCTGCGCAGGATCGTGGCGAGCGTCGAGCCCAGTGCGACGGT contains:
- a CDS encoding DNA methyltransferase, which codes for MAHIDNLIDSIKDPQLRTALRAEYDKVTKSRRLGLVFDRHLPESVVLPGFGIREGEKVQVIAEGSDDLADIDGSGVWTVTDVAATHAQLRDGNGETRRVTSGRLVATREFGDPIYPGLVSTGSVLRGGGADGDDGGRPFHTVINAENYHALEALLFAHEGQVDAIYIDPPYNTGARDWKYNNDYVDDIDPYRHSMWLSFMERRLLLAKRLLKPADSVLIVTIDEKEYLRLGLLLEQIFPDRKMQMVSSVINPRGIVRGNEFARSNEFIFFLWTPGTRIAPAGVENSEGQPVAWETMRRRSIEGARGRRGKGACGPNQFFAIHVHEATGHIVGRGAPLPLSARVEDYKPPAGCIAVFPMRDDGTEMNWSLTDSAFDERWAKGYVRAGKATPSKPQAYIIQYLLGGVVKDIEDGRVTVTGKEPSGAVVAQYVTRKSVMPHTQWDRASHNAQQHGTGLLDTFLPDRRFPYAKSLYAVEDALRHFLADKEEALVVDFFAGSGTTAHAVMRLNHQDGGRRRSICVTNNEVSAGEQEKLRARGLKPGDDEWEALGICDYITKPRIRAAITGTTTTGSAVAGDYRFVDEFPMADGFRENAEFFTLTYEDPTLISLGRRFEAIAPLLWLRAGAQGERINEVATEGWSIPAGACYGVLFDTSTWGAFVAAAALRDNLTHAFIVTDSLVEYQQIVARLDPSLQTTRLYADYLRSFEINTRTL
- a CDS encoding nuclear transport factor 2 family protein — translated: MTSEIELQERLERLESESAIRTLVHEYCHGADKRDRARFAAVWTPDAVWQVAPTQEFRGVEAICAAVEWQWGAFLQMHHWTSNLVIDLDGDQARGEVDVSVTTQFLDGTWARGGGVYRDSYVRTDVGWRISRREAEHLFDLDPRPNVGAGTVAGDASLPS
- a CDS encoding DUF421 domain-containing protein; amino-acid sequence: MWFDSWGDPLRVVLVGAAAYAALILLLRVSGKRTLAKLNAFDLVVTVALGSTLATILRSADVAWTEGVTALVVLVLLQLLVSWTTSHLGPGRSVVTARPTTVLRDGMLDESALAAQRLTPAEVRQAVRSSGAGGFDQVARVVLETDGTLSVVTTSQLGDGTALEPGDR